A part of Myxococcales bacterium genomic DNA contains:
- the truA gene encoding tRNA pseudouridine(38-40) synthase TruA, with the protein MKCWCAAKSLSVIDTKHKSCLCEACFDKRISRHGKYRYFRMFVSYRGTRFAGFQFQPELRTVEGELKKALFSITQQDITITAAGRTDSGVHAHGQAISAQFNTRLTQRQLLLALASKLPADVAVWRVDEMLKPFDARRQSIGKQYIYRIDQALVSDPFMRDRVWQVKASLDIEQMKIAAKFLQGEHDFSSFRSVHCGASHAVRYLWRVGIVKIHNVIEVDVRGNAFCLNMVRIIVGTLVEVGRGRIAPHAIQNILTAQDRKAAGMTAPAHGLTFHKVYFPDELNDALIPAGAQFPRYPVDETTWPFKEEDIIYGQSSF; encoded by the coding sequence TTGAAGTGTTGGTGTGCCGCAAAATCTTTGTCTGTAATCGATACCAAACATAAAAGCTGCCTATGTGAAGCGTGCTTTGATAAGCGCATTTCTCGCCATGGAAAATATCGATATTTTCGTATGTTTGTGTCCTACCGAGGAACTCGCTTTGCCGGTTTTCAATTTCAGCCTGAGCTTAGGACAGTCGAAGGTGAGCTAAAAAAAGCGCTTTTTAGTATCACCCAGCAGGACATTACCATTACGGCAGCCGGAAGAACTGATTCTGGCGTGCATGCTCATGGACAGGCGATATCTGCTCAATTTAATACCAGATTGACACAGCGACAATTGCTTTTGGCTTTGGCAAGCAAATTGCCGGCTGATGTAGCGGTGTGGCGTGTAGATGAAATGCTTAAACCCTTTGATGCTCGTCGCCAGAGTATTGGAAAACAGTATATATATCGCATTGACCAGGCCTTGGTGTCAGATCCTTTTATGCGTGACCGAGTGTGGCAGGTAAAAGCCTCGCTCGATATTGAACAGATGAAAATTGCTGCAAAATTTTTACAAGGTGAACACGATTTTTCTAGTTTTCGCTCTGTGCACTGCGGTGCTTCCCATGCTGTAAGATATCTATGGCGCGTTGGTATCGTAAAGATCCATAACGTTATAGAGGTAGATGTGCGAGGTAATGCCTTTTGCCTCAATATGGTGCGTATTATCGTAGGAACTTTGGTTGAGGTTGGGCGTGGAAGAATTGCTCCTCATGCCATTCAAAATATTTTGACAGCACAAGACCGTAAGGCGGCTGGCATGACAGCGCCTGCTCATGGACTTACTTTTCACAAAGTCTATTTTCCCGATGAATTAAACGATGCGCTAATCCCGGCTGGTGCACAATTTCCGCGCTACCCCGTCGATGAAACAACATGGCCATTTAAAGAAGAAGATATTATTTATGGTCAGAGCAGTTTTTAG
- the tatC gene encoding twin-arginine translocase subunit TatC: MDEREQPLLTHLAELRGSLIKALIGVFIAMIVAYFFVDSIMYWLKKPMMDIMPEGSKFVVLSPQEYFFTELKAALFCGLILSVPWIFLQIWNFVSPGLYRHERRMLILFVISASLCFVLGVLFAYFLVFPPTFNFFLESLPLEVSGAYSISMLYGFAMTLLLAFGIVFQMPIAVYLLISFDLVSLETFASYRRLVIVAAFIVGALLTPPDPITQVMLALPTYLLFELGLFLARISIKNRSS, encoded by the coding sequence ATGGATGAACGAGAACAGCCTTTGTTGACTCATTTAGCCGAGCTGAGGGGCTCACTGATCAAGGCGCTGATAGGTGTTTTCATAGCTATGATCGTTGCTTATTTTTTTGTTGATAGCATCATGTATTGGCTAAAAAAACCTATGATGGACATCATGCCTGAAGGCTCAAAGTTCGTGGTGCTTTCTCCGCAGGAGTATTTTTTTACCGAGCTTAAAGCTGCGCTTTTTTGTGGGCTTATTCTTTCTGTGCCATGGATTTTTTTACAGATTTGGAATTTTGTCTCTCCTGGGCTTTATCGGCATGAACGGCGCATGCTCATTTTATTTGTCATTAGTGCAAGTTTATGTTTTGTTTTGGGGGTGCTGTTTGCTTATTTTCTTGTCTTTCCGCCAACCTTCAATTTTTTTCTCGAAAGCCTCCCGCTTGAAGTGAGTGGAGCATATTCAATAAGCATGCTCTATGGTTTTGCCATGACCTTGCTGCTTGCCTTTGGCATAGTGTTTCAAATGCCCATAGCTGTTTATCTATTGATTTCTTTTGATTTAGTTTCCCTTGAAACCTTTGCCAGTTATCGAAGATTGGTTATTGTTGCGGCATTTATTGTGGGAGCTTTGCTGACACCACCTGATCCTATTACTCAAGTGATGCTGGCATTGCCGACGTATTTATTATTTGAACTGGGTTTATTTTTAGCCCGTATTTCCATAAAAAATCGCTCTTCATAG
- a CDS encoding Hsp70 family protein yields MNNFCGLDFGTSNSAIGFYQDNQLKLSDFDGKKYLPSSIFFEYGESQPFFGEEAKRRYIAGSEGRMIWSPKNALGTKLINEKTQVENKKLSYTDIIALIIGNLKERCERQKGSLLSNIVVGRPVHYNDNDKNLDKSAQDAMHELLKNLGFKNICFELEPIAAAAHYENDLSHEEIALIIDMGGGTSDFTIAQLGGKQLNNEAKILAVGGIHIAGTNFDKSLSLKSIMPQLGLNTFYKSLEGNRSLVPKTLYTDLATWHKIGFCYQRKNLEWAKKLSFCGEEPEKFKILLQVLEARLGHQLAIEVEKAKIQLSSQEKALVLINELDPHLELEIERIIFEQALQIDLEKIIAAMKETIKSAQINADAIDAIFMTGGASSVPLVRNSMLACLPKARLVEGDKFASVATGLSIIAKKKFGT; encoded by the coding sequence ATGAATAATTTTTGTGGGCTAGATTTTGGCACATCCAATTCTGCCATCGGTTTTTACCAAGATAATCAGCTTAAGTTGAGTGATTTTGACGGAAAAAAATATTTGCCCTCTTCCATATTTTTTGAATATGGTGAAAGCCAACCTTTTTTTGGTGAAGAGGCTAAAAGGCGTTATATTGCCGGTTCAGAAGGCCGCATGATCTGGTCGCCCAAAAATGCTTTAGGCACCAAGCTGATTAATGAAAAAACTCAAGTGGAAAACAAGAAGCTTTCTTACACCGATATTATCGCTCTTATAATCGGCAATCTCAAAGAAAGGTGCGAGAGGCAAAAAGGCAGCCTACTGAGCAATATCGTCGTTGGTAGACCCGTGCATTATAACGATAATGACAAAAACTTAGACAAAAGCGCCCAAGACGCTATGCATGAGCTACTCAAAAATTTGGGTTTTAAAAATATTTGCTTTGAACTTGAGCCTATTGCTGCAGCCGCACACTACGAGAATGACTTAAGCCATGAAGAAATCGCTTTGATTATAGATATGGGCGGAGGAACATCTGATTTTACTATCGCTCAACTTGGAGGCAAGCAGCTTAACAACGAGGCAAAAATATTAGCCGTTGGCGGAATACACATCGCGGGTACTAATTTCGATAAAAGCTTGAGCCTTAAAAGTATTATGCCCCAGCTCGGGCTCAATACATTTTACAAATCTTTGGAGGGAAACCGATCTTTGGTACCAAAAACTCTCTATACAGATTTGGCTACCTGGCACAAAATTGGTTTTTGCTATCAGAGAAAAAATCTGGAATGGGCAAAAAAACTAAGCTTCTGCGGAGAAGAGCCTGAAAAATTTAAAATTCTATTGCAGGTGCTTGAAGCTCGCCTTGGCCATCAACTAGCTATAGAAGTGGAGAAAGCCAAAATTCAACTTAGCAGTCAAGAGAAGGCTTTAGTTTTGATCAACGAACTTGATCCGCATCTTGAACTTGAAATTGAGAGAATTATTTTTGAACAAGCTCTACAAATTGATCTTGAAAAAATTATAGCCGCCATGAAAGAAACTATTAAATCTGCCCAAATAAATGCCGACGCTATCGATGCTATTTTTATGACTGGCGGAGCTTCTTCGGTGCCGCTGGTAAGAAACTCAATGCTGGCCTGTTTGCCTAAAGCTCGCTTGGTTGAGGGAGATAAATTTGCGAGTGTAGCCACTGGCCTTAGCATTATCGCCAAGAAAAAATTTGGCACCTAG
- a CDS encoding phosphoribosyltransferase — protein MLFQNRAAAAHLLAKKLTKYGYENPLILAIPRGGVPMAKIIAQELHGQLDIVLVHKLCAPLSPEYAIGSVDENGNTYLNDCSIDKNYPTQEINRQLKSLKLRRQLYSLNKNKACIKNRTVIIVDDGIATGSTLKAAIKSIRSESPKRIIAACAVAPKDALAHIKILADQVICLHSPAFFGAVGEFFKDFTQVSDDEVIAVLQGFSNSSPSA, from the coding sequence CCAAAAAATTAACCAAGTATGGCTATGAAAATCCGCTCATTTTGGCTATCCCCAGGGGTGGTGTACCCATGGCAAAAATTATTGCCCAAGAACTACACGGACAACTCGATATCGTGCTGGTGCATAAGTTGTGCGCCCCTCTCAGTCCCGAATACGCCATTGGTTCTGTCGATGAGAATGGCAACACTTATCTCAATGACTGCTCTATCGATAAAAATTATCCAACTCAAGAAATCAACAGACAGCTAAAAAGTCTTAAATTACGTCGACAGCTCTATTCTCTAAATAAAAACAAAGCTTGCATAAAAAATCGCACAGTAATCATCGTTGATGATGGTATTGCTACGGGCTCAACACTCAAAGCCGCCATCAAAAGTATTAGAAGCGAATCACCTAAACGCATCATTGCAGCCTGCGCGGTTGCCCCTAAAGATGCTCTTGCGCACATCAAAATACTCGCTGATCAGGTTATCTGCCTTCATAGCCCTGCATTCTTTGGTGCAGTGGGAGAATTTTTTAAAGACTTTACGCAAGTCAGCGATGATGAAGTCATTGCCGTCTTGCAAGGGTTTAGCAACTCATCTCCAAGCGCTTGA